Part of the Desulfovibrio sp. ZJ209 genome, CCCATGAGCTGCGCCTTCAGGGCGCGCCCGAGCACAAGCTCGGCGACGAGCTCACCGTCGAGATGTTCGCCCCGGGCGATGTGGTCAAGGTGACGGGCAAGAGCCTCGGCAAGGGCTATCAGGGCCGCATGCGCCGCTGGAACTTCGCCGGCTCCAAGGATACGCACGGCTGCGAAAAGGTGCATCGCAACAACGGCTCCATCGGCAACAACACCTTCCCCGGCCATGTGTTCAAGGGCCGCAAGATGGCCGGCCACTGGGGCGATGAAACCGTGACCGAGCTGGGCCTCCAGGTGGTCGGCGTGCGCCCCGAGGACAATGTCATCCTCGTCAAGGGTTCCGTGCCCGGCCCCAAGAACGGCCTCGTGCTGGTCCGCAAGCAGTAGGGGAGCGACATGGCTACCGTGAAAGTATATGACCAGAACAAGCAGGAGTGCGGCGAAGTGACGCTGGCCCCTGAAGTGTTCGAGATCGAGCCCCGGCCGGAGATCCTCCACTTCGTGGTGCGCGGGCAGCTCGCCGCGAAGCGCGCGGGCACCCACATGGCCAAGACCCGCGCCTATGTCTCCGGCGGCGGCGTCAAGCCCTGGAAGCAGAAGGGCACGGGCCGCGCCCGCGCCGGCTCCAACCGCTCGCCCGTGTGGCGCGGCGGCGCCATCGTGTTCGGGCCCACGCCCCGCGACTACAGCTTCAAGGTCAACCGCAAGGTCCGCGAGCTCGCGCTGCGCATGGCGCTCTCGAGCCGCCTGGCCGACAAGGGCCTGATGGTGGTGAAAGGCATCGAGATCGCCGAGCCCAAGACCAAGCTCTTCGCGGGCGTCGCCAAGACCCTCGGGCTTGGGAAGGCGCTCATCGTGGCCCCCGAAGTCAATGAAACCCTGATCCGCTCCTCGCGCAACATTCCCGGCATCAACTTCACCACGCCAGACCAGCTGAGCGTGCTGGAGATCCTGCGGCACAAGCAGCTTGTGCTCATGGAAGGGGCCGTGGAGCCGGTCGAGGCGCGTTTTGCCAAGGGAGAGTAAGATGGACCTGACCACTGTTCTCCTCAAGCCCCTGCTCACGGAAAAAACGACCATGCTCAAGGACGAGGCCAACCAGGTGGCCTTCTACGTCCATCCGCAGGCGAGCAAGATCGAGATCGAGAAGGCCGTGGAAAAGGCCTTCGACGTGCATGTCACGGCGGTCAACATCGTGCGCCGGGCGCCCCGCAACAGGAAGCGCCAGGGCCGCGTCATCGGCCGCAAGCCCGGCTGGAAGAAGGCGTATGTGACGCTGGCCGAGGGCGATAAAATCGAGTTCTTCGAGGGGGTGTAGCCATGGCTGTCCGCAAGCTGAAACCGACCTCTGCGGGCCGCCGCTTCCAGACGGTTTCCGATTTTGAGGAAATCACGAGGACCACGCCCGAGAAGTCGCTCACCGAGGGGCTGCCCAAGAAGGCCGGCCGCAACAACAACGGCCGCGTCACCAGCCGCCGCCGGGGTGGGGGCGTGAAGCGCCTCTACCGCATCATCGACTTCAAGCGCAACAAGATCGGCATTCCGGCCACTGTCGCCGAGATCGAGTATGACCCCAACCGCACGGCGCGCATCGCGCTTCTGCATTACGCCGACGGCGAGAAGCGCTATATCCTCGCGCCTGTGGGCCTCAAGCAGGGCGATGTGGTCATGAGCGGCGTGGACAGCCGCACGGGCCAGGTGGCGGACATCAAGCCGGGCAACGCCCTTGAGATGGCCCGCATCCCCGTGGGCACGGTGCTCCACAATATCGAGCTCTCGCCCGGGCGCGGCGGCCAGCTCTGCCGCTCGGCCGGCACCTATGCCCAGCTCGTCGCCAAGGAAGGCAAGTACGCCCTTTTGCGCCTGCCCTCGGGCGAAGTGCGCCGGGTGCTCGCCTCCTGCATCGCCACGGTGGGCCAGGTGGGCAATATCTCGCACGAGAACATTTCGCTGGGCAAGGCCGGGCGCAACCGCTGGCTCGGGCGCCGCCCGCAGGTGCGCGGCGTGGCCATGAACCCCATCGACCATCCGCTCGGCGGCGGCGAGGGCAGGAGCTCCGGCGGCCGGCATCCCGTGTCCCCGTGGGGCATGCCCGCCAAGGGTTACAAGACCCGCGACAAGAAGAAGCCCTCCTCGCGGCTCATCGTCAAGCGCCGCGGCCAGAAGTAGGAGTAGACCATGCCCAGATCTTTGAAGAAAGGGCCGTTCGTCGACGGCCACCTGCTCAAGAAGGTCGACACCGCGGTGGCCAACAACGACCGCCGCGTGCTCAAGACCTGGTCGCGCCGCTCGACCATCCTGCCCGAAATGGTGGGGCTGACCTTCGCGGTGCACAACGGCAAGAAGTTCGTGCCTGTCTTCGTCACCGAAAACATGGTCGGCCACAAGCTGGGCGAGTTCTCGCCCACGCGCACCTTCCACGGCCATGCCGCCGACAAGAAAGCCAAGGCCGGCAAGAAGTAGGGTAGGGATATGGAATCGAGAGCCATTGCGAAATACCAGCGCGTCTCGCCGCGCAAGGCCCGCCTGGTCGCGCGGAACGTCCAGGGCCTCGGGGTGGAGGAGGCCATGAACCTCCTGCGCTTCACGCCCAACAAGCCCGCGGGCATCATCTACGGCGTGGTCAAGAGCGCCCTTGCCAATGCCTCCCAGCTCGGGGGCGTGGATGTGGACGCCATGGTGGTGAAGGAAGTGCTGGTCAACGAAGGCCCCACCTGGAAGCGCTTCATGCCCCGCGCCCAGGGCCGCGCCAGCAAGATCCACAAGCGCACGAGCCACATCACCGTCATACTCCAAGAAGGCAAGGAATAGGCTATGGGCCAGAAAGTACATCCGTTCGGCTTCCGGCTTGGGTACAACAAGAACTGGCAGTCCCGCTGGTTCAGCAAGAAGGAATACCCGGCCTTCGTCCAGGAGGACCACAAGATCCGCGCCTTCGTGAAGAAGCTCCTCTACCATGCGGGGCTCTCCAAGATCGAGATCGAGCGCGCGGGCGGCAAGGTGCGCCTCATCCTTTCCACGGCCAGGCCTGGCATCGTCATCGGCCGCAAGGGCGTGGAGATCGAGAAGCTGCGCACTGACCTTCGCCAGAAGTTCGGCCGCGAGTTCTCCCTGGAAGTCAACGAGATCCGCCGCCCCGAGATCGACGCGCAGCTCGTGGCCGAGAACATCGCCCAGCAGCTGGAGCGCCGCGTGGCCTTCCGCCGCGCCATGAAGCGCACGGTCTCCATGGCCCGCAAGTTCGGCGCCGAGGGCATCAAGGTCACGTGCTCCGGGCGCCTTGCCGGGGCCGAGATTGCCCGCACCGAATGGTACCGCGACGGCCGCGTGCCCTTGCAGACGCTGCGCGCCGACATTGACTTCGGCTTTGCCGAGGCGCACACCACCTATGGCATCATCGGCGTCAAGGTGTGGGTCTACAAGGGTGAAATCCTTGACAAAGAGGTTGAACAATAATGCTTGCGCCCAAGAAAGTTAAATTCCGCAAGTGGCAGAAAGGCCGCTTGCGCGGCCTGGCGACGCGCGGCGCCTCCATCGCGTTCGGCGATATCGGCCTCAAGGCCATCCAGCACGGGCATCTTTCCAGCCAGCAGATCGAGGCCGCCCGTATCGCCATGATGCGCCACATCAAGCGCGGCGGCAAGGTCTGGATCCGCGTGTTCCCCGACCGCCCGGTGACGGCCAAGCCCCTCGAGACCCGCCAGGGCTCGGGCAAGGGCGCGCCCGTGGGTTGGTGCGCCCCGGTGAAGCCCGGCCGCGTGCTCTACGAGATCAAGGGCGTGAGCCTTGACCTCGCCCGCGAGGCGCTCACCCGCGCCGCGCACAAGCTGCCCATCAAGACCATCATCGTGGTAAGGGAGGGCATGTAATGGCTGCCAAGAAGAAAGGCGACAAGGAAGTCCGCGACGTGGCCGCCCTGCGCGCCATGGATGTTGCCGAACTGCGCGAGAAGCTGGCCGACGAGCGCGAGGAGCTCATGCGCACGCGCTTCCGCCATGCCGCCGCGGCCCTTGAAAAGACCTCCGAGCTCAAGGCCCGCCGCCGTCAGGTGGCGCGCATCGCCACCATCTTGAACGAAAAGGAACAGAGGGCCTGAACATGGAAGCTCTGGAACACCGCAAGGGCAGGACCATGACCGGCATCGTGGTGAGCGACAAGAACGACAAGACCATCGTCGTGCGCGTCGAGACCCTGGTGAAGCATCCCCTGCTCAAGAAGTATGTGCGCCGCCGCAAGAAGTTCACGGCGCATGACCCCATGAACGAATGCGGCGTGGGCGACAAGGTGCGGATCGTCGAGTATCGGCCCATGTCGCGCAACAAGCGCTGGCATCTCGTCAACATCCTCGAAAAAGCCGTGTAGGACAACGCCATGATCCAGGTAGAATCCACGCTCCAGGTCGCCGACAATTCGGGCGCCAAGAAGGTCGCCTGCATCAAGGTGCTGGGGGGGTCGCACCGCCGTTACGCCTCGGTGGGCGACATCATCATGGTCTCCGTCAAGGAGGCCATGCCCCACAGCAAGGTGAAGAAGGGCGACGTGATGAAGGCGGTCATCGTGCGCACGGCCAAGGAAGTGCGCCGCATGGATGGCAGCTACATCAAGTTCGACGGCAATGCCGCCGTTTTGCTCTCCAACCAGGGCGAGCCCGTGGGCACGCGCATTTTCGGCCCCGTGGCCCGCGAGCTGCGCGCCCAGAATTTCATGAAGATCATTTCCCTTGCGCCGGAAGTGCTCTAGGAGACCGCCATGAATATGTTTCGCATCCGCAAGGGCGACAATGTGATGGTGATCACCGGCAAGGACGCCGACAAGGACGTGCCGCGCAAGGTGCTCAAGATTTTGCGCAAGCATGGCAAGGTCCTTGTGGAAAAGGTCAACCTCGTCAAGCGGCACATGCGCGCCAACCCCTATGCCCAGCAGCCCGGCGGCATCGTGGAAAAGGAAATGCCCATCGCCATCTCCAATGTCATGGTGGTGTGCCCGGCCTGCCACAAGCCCACCCGCATCGGCTATCGCCGCATCGAGGTGGAGGGCAAGGAAAAGAAAGTGCGCTTCTGCAAGAAGTGCAACGAAGTCATGGAATAAGGTGAAACGATGACACGCCTTGAAAAGATATATCAGGAGAAGGTGGTCCCGGAGCTGCAAAAGGAGTTCAATTACACCTCCCCCATGCAGCTTCCCGGGATCGAGAAGATCTCCCTGAACATCGGCCTTGGCGCCGCCACGCAGAACAACAAGCTCATGGAGGAGGCCGTCAACGAGCTCTCCGCCATCGCGGGCCAGAAGGCCGTGATCACGCGCGCCAAGAAGTCCATCGCCGCCTTCAAGCTCCGCGAGGGCATGCCCATCGGCGCCCGCGTCACCCTGCGCAAGGACCGCATGTGGGACTTCCTCGACAAGCTCATGAACTTTGCCCTGCCCCGGGTGCGCGACTTCCGCGGCATCCCCGACCGCGGCTTTGACGGGCGCGGCAACTTCACGCTCGGCGTCAAGGAGCACACCATCTTCCCCGAGCTCGAGATCGACCGCGTTGAAAACCCCAAGGGCATGAACATCACCATCGTCACCTCGGCCAACACCGACAAGGAGGGCAAGTTCCTCCTCGACAAGCTTGGCATGCCCTTCCGCAAATAGGAGAACGCCATGTCCCGTACTTCGCTGGAAGTGAAGGCCCGGCGCAAGCCCAAGTTCAGCGCCCGCGCCTATAACCGTTGCCCGCTCTGCGGCCGCCCGCGCGCCTTCATGCGCCCGTTCGGCGTCTGCCGCATCTGCTTCCGCAACCTGGCCCTCAAGGGCGAACTCCCCGGGGTGCGCAAGTCCAGCTGGTAAGCCGGCTGGCGAGCCTTTCCGGGCGGGAGCTTTCGCGTTTCGCCCCGCGGGAAGTGGCGGCATGGGGCCGCGAACCCCGCGGACACAACCTCAGGAGCTTTCGATGCTGACAGATCCCATTGCGGATATGCTGACGCGCATCCGCAACGCACATTTGGCCCTGCACAAGGAAGTGAATGTGCCGCGCTCGAAGATGAAGGAGGCCCTCGCCGCCATCCTCAAGCAGGAAGGTTACGTCGAAGATGTGGCCGTGGACGGCGACGTCATCACCATTACCCTCAAGTACCAGAAGGGGCGCCCCGTCATCACGGGCCTGAAGCGCGTGAGCACGCCTGGCCGGCGTGTCTATGTGAACTCGCGCCAGATTCCCAGGGTGCAGAACGGCCTCGGCATTTGCATTCTCTCCACGTCCAGCGGTGTCATGGACGGCGCTACCGCCCAGGAAAAGAAGGTGGGCGGCGAACTTCTGTGCGAAATCTGGTAGGCGGTGTCATATGTCTCGCATAGGCAAATTGCCCGTTCCCGTCCCGGCCGGCGTTGAGGTCAAGATCGGGACGGATGTTGTGGAAGTGAAGGGGCCCAAGGGCACGCTCTCGACGCCCGTCTCCCCGCTGCTCAACTATGAGCTTTCTGACGGCCACGTCACCCTGACGCGCCGCGAAGAAACGCGCGAAAGCCGCGCCCAGCACGGCCTTCGCCGCACCCTGCTCGCCAACTGCATCGAGGGCGTGACCAAGGGCTTTTCCAAGGCGCTGGAGGTCATCGGCGTGGGCTACCGCGTTGCCGTCAAGGGTAATGTGGTGGAGCTTGCCGTGGGCTACTCGCATCCTGTCATCGTGGATCTCCCCGACGGCATCAAGGCCGCGGTCGAGGGGCAGGTGCTCACCCTTTCCGGGGTGGACAAGGAGCTTGTGGGCGAGACTGCCGCCCGCATCCGCCGCATCCGCAAGCCCGAACCCTACAAGGGCAAGGGCATCAAGTACGTGACCGAGACCATCCGCCGCAAGGTGGGCAAGTCCGGCGGCAAGAAGTAGGGGCTCTCTATGAACGTAAGCAAGAACGAATCCCGGCAGCGCCGCAAGATCCGCATCCGCAAAAAGGTGCGCGGCACGGCGGAACGCCCCCGGCTTGTGGTCTTCCGGTCGAACATGCATATCTACGCCCAGATCGTGAACGACCTCGAAGGCGCGACCCTTGTCTCCGCTTCCACGCTCGCCCTCTCCAAGAGCGAGCCTGGCCTGCACTGCAACAAGGAGGGCGCCGAGCGCGTGGGCAAGGAGATCGCCCGCCTGGCCAAGGAAAAGAATATCAGCAAGGTGGTATTCGATCGCAACGGCTACATTTATCACGGCCGCATCAAGGCCGTGGCCGACGGCGCCCGCGAAGGCGGCCTGGAGTTCTGATATGCGTCAGGAAAACTCGAGCAACAGCGATGCCCAGCAGAACGAGCTGGGCGAAATCGAAAAGATCGTCTCCCTCAACCGCGTGGCCAAGGTGGTCAAGGGCGGCCGGCGTTTCAGCTTCAGCGCCCTCGTGGTCGTGGGCGACGGCAAGGGCGGCGTGGGCTACGGCCTCGGCAAGGCCCAGGAAGTGCCCGAGGCCCTGCGCAAGGCCACGGAGCGCGCCCGCAAGAACCGCGTGCGCATCCCCCTGCTGGAGGGCACCTTGCCCTATGAGGTGCTGGGCCGCTTCGGCGCCGGGCGCGTCATGCTGAAGCCCGCAAGCGAGGGCACCGGCATCATCGCCGGCGGCGCCGTGCGCGCGGTCATGGAGGCCGTGGGGGTGCGCGACGTGCTCGCCAAGGCCATCGGCACCAACAATCCCCACAATGTGCTGCGCGCCACCATGCAGGGCCTCGAAGCCCTGCGCAGCGCCGCCGAGGTCTCCGACCTGCGCGGCATGAAGCTCGAAGCCCCGAGGAAGTGACCATGGCCGAAATCAAAGTCAAGCTTGTGCGCTCGCGCATCGGCACCACGCCCCACCAGCGCAGGATGTTGGACGCCCTTGGCCTGAAGCGCATGCAGATGGTCAAGACGTTCAAGGACACCCCGGCCATCCGGGGCATCATCGCCAAGGTTCCGCATCTTGTGGCCGTCGTGGACTAGCGGTCGCGCGAGGAGAAGACTATGCAACTGCACGATCTCTATCCCTTTCCTGAAGAGCGCAAACAGCGCCGCAGGGTGGGCCGCGGCCAGGGCTCCGGCCTCGGCGGCACTTCCGGCCGCGGGCACAAGGGCCAGAACGCCCGCTCCGGCGGCGGCGTGCGCCCCGGCTTTGAAGGCGGCCAGATGCCGCTCCAGCGCAGGCTCCCCAAGCACGGCTTCAAGAACGCCCTGTTCAAGATCCGCTACGATGTGGTGAACCTTGACACGCTGGCCGAGGCCTTCCCGGGCAAGACGGACATCACGCTGGAAGACATCTATGCGCGCCGGCTCGTCAAGGGCGGCTCCCTCGTCAAGGTGCTCTCCCGCGGCGACATCACCGCGCCCATGAACATCGAGGCCCACCGCTTCAGCCGCGCCGCCGTGGAGAAGATCCAGAAGGCCGGGGGCAAGGTGAACGAGCTTCTTGTGGAAGTGCTCACCGAGGCCCCGGAAGTGGTGGAAGAAGTTACGGAAGAAGTTGAAGCGAAATAGCCAGGGCTTCGGGATCTGACGCGCAAGGCTGCGGCATCACGGCCCCCGGAGGGCTGTGATGCGCTTGCGCGTCTTGTCCCATCTGGCGCGGCGCAGCTGGGCAGTTCGGCTGTCCCGGGCCGCGGCGCCCGCGGCTTTTGCTCACAGTAAAGCACATCCGCTCCACGCGCGCCCCTGCGGGGCGGCGCAAACGAGAACGAGTCTTGCATGGCAACGGGAACGGCAAATACGATGGCGGGCCAGCCGGCCCTGGCGAAACGCCTGGGCTGGACCTTCCTCATCCTGTGCTGCTACCGGATCGGCGTCCATGTGCCGATCCCGGGCGTGAACGCATCCGCCCTGGCTTCCTTCTTCGACAGCATGGCCGGAACGCTGTTCAGCCTTTTCGACATGTTCTCCGGCGGCGGCCTGTCCAACGTCTCCGTGTTCGCGCTCGGCGTCATGCCGTACATCTCGGCGTCCATCATCATGCAGCTCTTGCAGGTGGTCAGCCCGGACATCAAGCGCATGGCCCGCGAGGAGGGCCAGGCCGGCCGGCGCAAGATAACGCAGTACACCCGTTACCTCACGGTGCTCATCACCCTGGTGCAGGGCCTCGGCATCGCCGTGGGCCTCGAGAACATGACGAGCCCGGCCGGCACGCCGGTGGTGCTCCATCCCGGCTGGGAATTCCGCATCGTCACCATGATCACCTTCACTGCGGGCTCGGTGCTCGTCATGTGGCTCGGCGAGCAGATCACCGAGCGCGGCATCGGCAACGGCATCTCGCTCATCATCTTCTGCGGCATCGTGGTCGGCATCCCGCGCGGCATCATCCAGTCCTTCGCGCTCATCGAGGCCGGCGACATGAGCATCTTCATGGCCATTGTCATCCTCGT contains:
- the rplC gene encoding 50S ribosomal protein L3 — protein: MAEKLGILGRKLGMTRIFAGDGAAVAVTVIEAGPCPVTQVKSEAKDGYNALQIAFEKSKAKHVTKPMQGHFAKADAGLFRKTHELRLQGAPEHKLGDELTVEMFAPGDVVKVTGKSLGKGYQGRMRRWNFAGSKDTHGCEKVHRNNGSIGNNTFPGHVFKGRKMAGHWGDETVTELGLQVVGVRPEDNVILVKGSVPGPKNGLVLVRKQ
- the rplD gene encoding 50S ribosomal protein L4, whose product is MATVKVYDQNKQECGEVTLAPEVFEIEPRPEILHFVVRGQLAAKRAGTHMAKTRAYVSGGGVKPWKQKGTGRARAGSNRSPVWRGGAIVFGPTPRDYSFKVNRKVRELALRMALSSRLADKGLMVVKGIEIAEPKTKLFAGVAKTLGLGKALIVAPEVNETLIRSSRNIPGINFTTPDQLSVLEILRHKQLVLMEGAVEPVEARFAKGE
- the rplW gene encoding 50S ribosomal protein L23, which codes for MDLTTVLLKPLLTEKTTMLKDEANQVAFYVHPQASKIEIEKAVEKAFDVHVTAVNIVRRAPRNRKRQGRVIGRKPGWKKAYVTLAEGDKIEFFEGV
- the rplB gene encoding 50S ribosomal protein L2; the protein is MAVRKLKPTSAGRRFQTVSDFEEITRTTPEKSLTEGLPKKAGRNNNGRVTSRRRGGGVKRLYRIIDFKRNKIGIPATVAEIEYDPNRTARIALLHYADGEKRYILAPVGLKQGDVVMSGVDSRTGQVADIKPGNALEMARIPVGTVLHNIELSPGRGGQLCRSAGTYAQLVAKEGKYALLRLPSGEVRRVLASCIATVGQVGNISHENISLGKAGRNRWLGRRPQVRGVAMNPIDHPLGGGEGRSSGGRHPVSPWGMPAKGYKTRDKKKPSSRLIVKRRGQK
- the rpsS gene encoding 30S ribosomal protein S19, which produces MPRSLKKGPFVDGHLLKKVDTAVANNDRRVLKTWSRRSTILPEMVGLTFAVHNGKKFVPVFVTENMVGHKLGEFSPTRTFHGHAADKKAKAGKK
- the rplV gene encoding 50S ribosomal protein L22 translates to MESRAIAKYQRVSPRKARLVARNVQGLGVEEAMNLLRFTPNKPAGIIYGVVKSALANASQLGGVDVDAMVVKEVLVNEGPTWKRFMPRAQGRASKIHKRTSHITVILQEGKE
- the rpsC gene encoding 30S ribosomal protein S3, with amino-acid sequence MGQKVHPFGFRLGYNKNWQSRWFSKKEYPAFVQEDHKIRAFVKKLLYHAGLSKIEIERAGGKVRLILSTARPGIVIGRKGVEIEKLRTDLRQKFGREFSLEVNEIRRPEIDAQLVAENIAQQLERRVAFRRAMKRTVSMARKFGAEGIKVTCSGRLAGAEIARTEWYRDGRVPLQTLRADIDFGFAEAHTTYGIIGVKVWVYKGEILDKEVEQ
- the rplP gene encoding 50S ribosomal protein L16; this translates as MLAPKKVKFRKWQKGRLRGLATRGASIAFGDIGLKAIQHGHLSSQQIEAARIAMMRHIKRGGKVWIRVFPDRPVTAKPLETRQGSGKGAPVGWCAPVKPGRVLYEIKGVSLDLAREALTRAAHKLPIKTIIVVREGM
- the rpmC gene encoding 50S ribosomal protein L29, coding for MDVAELREKLADEREELMRTRFRHAAAALEKTSELKARRRQVARIATILNEKEQRA
- the rpsQ gene encoding 30S ribosomal protein S17, translating into MEALEHRKGRTMTGIVVSDKNDKTIVVRVETLVKHPLLKKYVRRRKKFTAHDPMNECGVGDKVRIVEYRPMSRNKRWHLVNILEKAV
- the rplN gene encoding 50S ribosomal protein L14 — encoded protein: MIQVESTLQVADNSGAKKVACIKVLGGSHRRYASVGDIIMVSVKEAMPHSKVKKGDVMKAVIVRTAKEVRRMDGSYIKFDGNAAVLLSNQGEPVGTRIFGPVARELRAQNFMKIISLAPEVL
- the rplX gene encoding 50S ribosomal protein L24, with translation MNMFRIRKGDNVMVITGKDADKDVPRKVLKILRKHGKVLVEKVNLVKRHMRANPYAQQPGGIVEKEMPIAISNVMVVCPACHKPTRIGYRRIEVEGKEKKVRFCKKCNEVME
- the rplE gene encoding 50S ribosomal protein L5; the encoded protein is MTRLEKIYQEKVVPELQKEFNYTSPMQLPGIEKISLNIGLGAATQNNKLMEEAVNELSAIAGQKAVITRAKKSIAAFKLREGMPIGARVTLRKDRMWDFLDKLMNFALPRVRDFRGIPDRGFDGRGNFTLGVKEHTIFPELEIDRVENPKGMNITIVTSANTDKEGKFLLDKLGMPFRK
- a CDS encoding type Z 30S ribosomal protein S14 encodes the protein MSRTSLEVKARRKPKFSARAYNRCPLCGRPRAFMRPFGVCRICFRNLALKGELPGVRKSSW
- the rpsH gene encoding 30S ribosomal protein S8; protein product: MLTDPIADMLTRIRNAHLALHKEVNVPRSKMKEALAAILKQEGYVEDVAVDGDVITITLKYQKGRPVITGLKRVSTPGRRVYVNSRQIPRVQNGLGICILSTSSGVMDGATAQEKKVGGELLCEIW
- the rplF gene encoding 50S ribosomal protein L6, coding for MSRIGKLPVPVPAGVEVKIGTDVVEVKGPKGTLSTPVSPLLNYELSDGHVTLTRREETRESRAQHGLRRTLLANCIEGVTKGFSKALEVIGVGYRVAVKGNVVELAVGYSHPVIVDLPDGIKAAVEGQVLTLSGVDKELVGETAARIRRIRKPEPYKGKGIKYVTETIRRKVGKSGGKK
- the rplR gene encoding 50S ribosomal protein L18; the protein is MNVSKNESRQRRKIRIRKKVRGTAERPRLVVFRSNMHIYAQIVNDLEGATLVSASTLALSKSEPGLHCNKEGAERVGKEIARLAKEKNISKVVFDRNGYIYHGRIKAVADGAREGGLEF
- the rpsE gene encoding 30S ribosomal protein S5 translates to MRQENSSNSDAQQNELGEIEKIVSLNRVAKVVKGGRRFSFSALVVVGDGKGGVGYGLGKAQEVPEALRKATERARKNRVRIPLLEGTLPYEVLGRFGAGRVMLKPASEGTGIIAGGAVRAVMEAVGVRDVLAKAIGTNNPHNVLRATMQGLEALRSAAEVSDLRGMKLEAPRK
- the rpmD gene encoding 50S ribosomal protein L30, coding for MAEIKVKLVRSRIGTTPHQRRMLDALGLKRMQMVKTFKDTPAIRGIIAKVPHLVAVVD
- the rplO gene encoding 50S ribosomal protein L15, which produces MQLHDLYPFPEERKQRRRVGRGQGSGLGGTSGRGHKGQNARSGGGVRPGFEGGQMPLQRRLPKHGFKNALFKIRYDVVNLDTLAEAFPGKTDITLEDIYARRLVKGGSLVKVLSRGDITAPMNIEAHRFSRAAVEKIQKAGGKVNELLVEVLTEAPEVVEEVTEEVEAK
- the secY gene encoding preprotein translocase subunit SecY: MATGTANTMAGQPALAKRLGWTFLILCCYRIGVHVPIPGVNASALASFFDSMAGTLFSLFDMFSGGGLSNVSVFALGVMPYISASIIMQLLQVVSPDIKRMAREEGQAGRRKITQYTRYLTVLITLVQGLGIAVGLENMTSPAGTPVVLHPGWEFRIVTMITFTAGSVLVMWLGEQITERGIGNGISLIIFCGIVVGIPRGIIQSFALIEAGDMSIFMAIVILVFMAAVTVCIVFVERAQRRIPISYAKRQVGRKMFGGQSSHLPLRLNTAGVIPPIFASSLLLFPATVGQFSGNEYVRRAAEFFSPNGLMYNALYVALMFFFCYFYTAIIFDPKEMAENLKKAGGFIPGIRPGEKTAEYIDNVLSRLTLSGAVYISLVCLMPMLLIRNFNVPFYFGGTSLLILVGVAMDFMNQVESHMISSQYQGLMQKARRSGRA